From the genome of Lotus japonicus ecotype B-129 chromosome 6, LjGifu_v1.2, one region includes:
- the LOC130723911 gene encoding uncharacterized protein LOC130723911, translating into MLNWGPVVVTVVLYVLLTPGLLFQVPGRSRCVEFGNFQTSAAAVLVHSLLYFGLVCVFLIAIKVHFYMG; encoded by the coding sequence ATGTTAAACTGGGGCCCGGTGGTTGTGACGGTGGTGCTGTACGTGCTGTTAACGCCGGGGCTGTTATTTCAGGTACCTGGTCGCTCAAGGTGCGTCGAGTTTGGGAACTTTCAGACAAGTGCTGCTGCCGTACTTGTTCATTCTCTCCTCTACTTTGGTCTTGTCTGTGTTTTCTTGATCGCCATTAAGGTCCACTTTTACATGGGCTAG